The DNA segment ACCGGCCGCCACCCGCCCTCCCGGCGTCCGCCCGGCGGTCAGCTCCGCAGTGCGGCCGGACCCGCGAGCAGCGCGCCGATCTCCTCCGGGGCCACCGCCCGTGAGTACAGATAACCCTGCCCGGTGTCGCAGCCGATCCTGCGCAGCCGCGTTGCCTGCCCCGCCGTCTCCACGCACTCCGCCGTGACCGTGAGCCCCAGCCGGTGCGCGAGCTGCACCAGAGCCTCGACGATCATCTCGTCGGCCGGATTGGGGTGCACGCCCGCGTCGTAGCGGAATCCGCGCACGAACGACCCGTCCAGCTTCAGTACGGACACCGGCAGCCTGCTCAGATACGCGAGGTTCGAGTAGCCGGTGCCGAAGTCGTCGATCGCGATCCGCACGCCCATGTCGCTGAGGTCCTGGAGCGCCTGGAGGGGGCGCCCGGCCGAACCCATCACCGCCGACTCGGTGAGCTCCAGCTGGAGGAGGTCGGGCGCGAGGCCCGTCTCGGCGAGGATCCCGGCGACATCGGCGACCAGATCCGAGTCCCACACCTGCCGTACGGCGATGTTGACGCTCACGAACAGCGGTGGGCGGGAGGGGTGTTCGAGCTGCCAGGCTCGTGCCTGGCGGCAGGCGGTGCGCAGCACCCACGCGCCGAGCTGGACGATCGAGCCGTCCTCCTCGGCCAGCCCGATGAACCGGTTCGGCGCCAGCCGGCCGAACTGCGGGTGGTCCCAGCGCACCAGCGCCTCCACCCCCTTGGGTTCGCCGTCCGCCAGATCCACCAACGGCTGGTACTCCAGCACGAATTCACCGTTGTCCACGGCGGGCCGCAGGGTGGACGAGAGCGCCTGCCGGGTCATCCGGTGCGCGTTGCGCTCCGGGTCGAAGAGCGTCCAGCGAGCCTTGCCGTCCGCCTTCGCCCAGTACAGCGTGGTGTCGGCGTCCTGCATGAGGCCGGTGGCGCTGGTGCCGTCGGCGAGCCGCTCCACCACCCCGATCGACGCGGACACCGAGAGCCGCTGGCCGCCGAGGTCGAACGGTTCCTGGAGCGCGGCCAGTACGGCGGCCGCCAGATCGGCGAGCTGGTCCGTACCGGTCGAGTCCTCGACCAGCAGGGCGAATTCGTCCCCGCCGAGCCTGGCCACCAGATGGCCGCTGCCCCGTCCGTAACCGGACTGGTCGGCGCAGTGGGTCAGCCGGGCCGCGAC comes from the Streptomyces sp. NBC_01471 genome and includes:
- a CDS encoding putative bifunctional diguanylate cyclase/phosphodiesterase: MNGTPEGPAPVPGSVRPPVTERQTVGRTAAELHDYRAAFNTARLGMAVVDREGLVVSANAALGELLGTEPAALARQTAACLVDLAADTRSWYAYREVLRGRRSSFRCTRRLKHADGHSLWAEVSVAPFPDSSQVLLSVADVSDRRELRARLRHLQMHDPVTRLPNRTLFFERLSAALDPSACDQQGTGRIGLCYLDLDGFKAVNDTLGHRFGDRLLGVVAARLTHCADQSGYGRGSGHLVARLGGDEFALLVEDSTGTDQLADLAAAVLAALQEPFDLGGQRLSVSASIGVVERLADGTSATGLMQDADTTLYWAKADGKARWTLFDPERNAHRMTRQALSSTLRPAVDNGEFVLEYQPLVDLADGEPKGVEALVRWDHPQFGRLAPNRFIGLAEEDGSIVQLGAWVLRTACRQARAWQLEHPSRPPLFVSVNIAVRQVWDSDLVADVAGILAETGLAPDLLQLELTESAVMGSAGRPLQALQDLSDMGVRIAIDDFGTGYSNLAYLSRLPVSVLKLDGSFVRGFRYDAGVHPNPADEMIVEALVQLAHRLGLTVTAECVETAGQATRLRRIGCDTGQGYLYSRAVAPEEIGALLAGPAALRS